The DNA region TTTAGAAGTAACTATAAAGCAAACAATTACCAAACTAATGTTCCAAATATATTTACTGCAGGAGATATGAGAAGAGGACAATCATTAATCGTTTGGGCAATCTCTGAAGGTCGTGAGGCAGCAAGAGAAGTTGATTTGTTTTTAATGGGAACTACAAACCTTCCTACTAAAGAAGGTGGAGATTTACCTCCATTGTAGTATATCTATAAAGTATATAAAAGGCTATCTGAGAGCAATTTCAGATAGCCTTTTTGCTTTTATAGTTTCTTGAAAATATATTATGTGATAAAAATACATAAAAAAATCACTTAAGGTTATTTATGTAACTTATTGTTAGAATTTGTTAGAAATAACTATATCTATTGTAGTATCAATAAAGAATAATAAATTTGTACAAAATTCACACCAATGCAATCTAAAGACTTACTTCAATTAGCAGAACAATTTGGCACACCACTATATGTATACGATGCCGAAAAAATAAAATCACAATATAACAGACTAACTAAAGCTTTTTCTAAAGTAGAAAAACTACGCATTAACTATGCAATGAAAGCCCTGTCTAATATATCTATCCTACAACTATTAAAAGATATGGGATCTGGACTAGACACGGTATCAATTCAAGAAGTACAATTAGGACTTCATGCAGGATATGCACCAGATAGAATTTTCTATACACCAAATGGAGTTTCCTTAGAAGAAATTGAAGAGGTACACGCTTTAGGAGTTCAAATCAATATTGACAACCTATCCATTTTGGAACAATTTGGTGCAAAACATCCAACGGTTCCAGTTTGTATTCGTATCAATCCACACGTTATGGCTGGAGGAAACGAAAACATTTCAGTAGGTCATATCGATAGTAAATTTGGTATTTCCGTACACCAATTGCCTCACTTAGTTCGTATTGTTGAAAACACTAAAATGAACATTGTAGGTATCCACATGCACACAGGTTCTGATATTTTAGACATCGAAGTATTCTTGTATGCTGCTGAAATCTTATTTGACGCTGCTAGAAACTTCAAAAATCTGGAATTCTTAGACTTTGGAAGTGGATTTAAAGTACCTTACAAAAAAGATGATATTGAAACTGACATTGAAGAATTAGGTAAAAAGTTATCAAAAAGATTCAATGCTTTTTGCGACGAATATGGTAAAGAATTGACATTAATTTTTGAACCAGGTAAATTCTTGGTGAGTGAAGCCGGTTTCTTCTTAGCAAAAGTTAATGTGGTAAAACAAACCACTTCGACTGTTTTTGCAGGAATCGATTCTGGATTCAATCATTTAATTCGTCCTATGTTTTATGGTTCACAACACCATATCGAAAACATTTCAAATCCGAAAGGGAAAGAGCGTTTTTACTCTATCGTTGGGTACATCTGTGAAACAGATACGTTTGCAAGCAACCGTAGAATTCAAGAAATTGCAGAAGGAGATATTCTATGCTTTAGAAATGCTGGTGCTT from Flavobacterium nitratireducens includes:
- the lysA gene encoding diaminopimelate decarboxylase, producing MQSKDLLQLAEQFGTPLYVYDAEKIKSQYNRLTKAFSKVEKLRINYAMKALSNISILQLLKDMGSGLDTVSIQEVQLGLHAGYAPDRIFYTPNGVSLEEIEEVHALGVQINIDNLSILEQFGAKHPTVPVCIRINPHVMAGGNENISVGHIDSKFGISVHQLPHLVRIVENTKMNIVGIHMHTGSDILDIEVFLYAAEILFDAARNFKNLEFLDFGSGFKVPYKKDDIETDIEELGKKLSKRFNAFCDEYGKELTLIFEPGKFLVSEAGFFLAKVNVVKQTTSTVFAGIDSGFNHLIRPMFYGSQHHIENISNPKGKERFYSIVGYICETDTFASNRRIQEIAEGDILCFRNAGAYCYSMSSNYNSRYKPAEVLWINGEGHLIRAHETFEDLLKNQIPLPATVTL